CCTCGCGCAGCACCGCGACGATCTTCTCCGGCGGCACCGCCTGCTCGACCGTGTCCCAGTAGTAGTCCATCAGCAGCTTCGCCTCGCGGTCGCGCGTCGCGAGCAGCGTGAGGCCCGGGATCACCGTCTTCCACGCGAAGCGCGTGAGGCCGTGGCCGATGCGCGACTTCGGGACGTGGCCTTCGAGGATCCAGAGCTGGCCGCCCGGCTTGAGCACGCGGAGATACTCGCGGAACGTCGCGACGAGGTCGGAGACGTGGCGCAGCGCGATGCCCATCGTCACGAAGTCGAACTCGTCGCTGCGGATCGGCAGCGCCTGTCCGACGCCGCGCACGCGCGGGCCGCGGAACGTCTTGCCGGCCTCCGCGAGCATTCCGGGGTTCGGGTCGACGCCGACGACGAGGCCCGACGGCCCGACGTTGCGCGCCGCGCCGCGCGCGACGGCGCCCGTGCCCATCGCGATGTCGAGCACCTTCATGCCGGGCTTCATGCCGGCGGCCTTCATCGAGAGGCGCCGGTAGAGCAGCCCGCCGTTCCCGAAGATCCGCTCGATCGTGTCGTAGTGGCGCGCCGTGCGATTGAAGAGATCCATCACGTAGCGATGGCGCTCGGCGTCGGCGCCGTAGTACTCGCGCAGCGGCGAGTGCGGCGGGACGGGCGTGCCCTCGGGCGGCCGGGGAGCGGGCTCGGACATCTCGCGATCCTCCTCGCCGCGCGCGTCGCGCGCGCGGGCGCCGCCGAGTCTGGCGGCACGCGGCTCCTCTTTCAACGCGCTCGTCGCGGCGGCGCGGCGCCGCGCGGGCCCGCGCGCGCGCGCACGCGCCGGTCCGTGATCGCGTCGAGGCCCTGGACGACCGCGAGGAGCCCGCGCGCCGCGAGCCACCGCGCGGGCTCGGGCGGGAGCGCCGGCGCGCAGTCGGCGACGATGTCGAGCCAGGGGTCGGGCCGGCCGGCGAGCGCGGACGCGAGCAGCTCGCCCGTGGCCGTCGCCTGCGCGACGCCGTGGCCGTTGAAGCCGGCCGCGTGCACGACGCCGCGAGCCGGCCGCGGCGAGATCGACGGCAGGAACGACAGCGTCATCGCGATCCAGCCGCCCCAGTAGTGCGCGATCGGGACGTCGGCGAGCTCGGGGAAGCGGTCGCGGAACGCGCGCGCGACGGCGCGCTGCGTGCCCGCGTGCGCGCCCGCGACGCGCTCCCGCGGTCGGCTCCCGAACGCGTAGCGCGGCGCCTTCGAGCCGCCGACGATCGTGCGGCGCGACGTCAGGCGATAGCTCTCGAGGGCCTCGTGCGCGGTGTAGACGCCCTCGCGCGAGGGCCAGCCGCCGAGCGCCGCGACGTGCGCGTCGTCGAGCGGCGCGGACTCGAAGAGCGTGACGTAGAGCGGGACGATCTCGCGCCCGTGTCCGCGCAGCGTGCGCGTCCACGCGTTCGTCGCGAGCACGACGCGGTCGGCCTCGAGGCTCCCGTCGCGCGTGCGCACGACGGGCTTCGCGCCGGGCACCACCTCTCGCACCTCGGTGCCTTCGTGGAGGCGGACGCCGCGCGCGAGCGCGGCGGCGCGCAGTCCGCGCACGAGGTGGCCCGGGTCGAGCGTCCCGCCCGCGGCCTCGTGCGCCCCGCACAGGAACGCGCCGGGCAGGCCGCGCGCGCGCATCGCGTCGGCTTCGAGGAAGGCGACGCGCGCGCCCGCCTTCGCGGCCGCGTCCGCCGCGCGCCGGAGCCGTCGCTCCTGGCTCGCGTGGACGGCCGCCATCACGTTGCCCGACGGCTGGTAGTCGCACGCGATGCCGAGCTCGGCGATGCGCGCCTCGGTGCGCGCCACGCAGTGGTCGGCGAAACGGACGAGGGCGCCCGCGCGCTCCTCGCCGAACATCATCCGCAGCGTCGGCATGTCCTTGCCGATCGTCGGCGTGAGGTGGCCCGCGTTGCGCCCGCTCGCGCCGGCGCCGCAGAACGCGCGCTCGACGAGTGCGACGTCGACGCCCGCGTCGCGCAGCGCGATCGCCGTCGAGAGGCCCGTGAGGCCGCCGCCCACGATCGCCACGTCCGCGCGCGCGTCGCCCGCGAGCGGCGGTCGCGGATCCTCCGGCGCGTCGATCCAGGCGCTCGTGCCGAGGAACGGCGCGGCGAGGTCGTTCACAGCTCGGCGAACTTCACCACGCGCGTGTGGACGTCGGGGTGCGAATCCGCCTCGATCCAGCGCCACAGCATCGCGCCGCGCGCGTGGCCGCAGGTGTCGATCCAGTTCGGGTACTTCGGGCCGGGGTCGCGGTGCGCGACGACGACGCGCACCGAGCCGTCGGGCTCGTAGGCGGCCGTGTACTTGTTCACGCTGACGCGGTGGTAGCGGTAGTCGAGCGACTCCATCCAGAAGTTGCCGAGCTGGAAGTTCCAGGTCGAGCAGCGCGGGATCTCCGGCGCCTCGATCACGAGCGCCTCGTCGGGCCCGAGCTCCCAGCGGCTGTTCTTGTAGTGGATGTTCTTGTCGCCACCCGCGTTCTGGCAGCGCGTCTGGTCATCGGCCGGGAGCTGGTTGACGTGCTTCTCGAAGATCCGCATCCAGTCGACGAAGAGCTGCGACGTGCCGCGGACGAAGCTCGCGGCGGCGCCGAGCTTCAGCGCGAGCGACGCCGGGTCGAGCCGGTCGTCGCGCGTCGGGTTCAGGCATTCGATCGCGTAGCGGGCGGGCTCCTCGTCCGCGCGCACGTGGAAGGTCTGCCGCACGACCATGTTGGTCGTGCTCGGGTCCATCGCCAGCCAGTTCTTCGCGTTCGGCTGCGGCTTCGCCGAGACGACGATCTCGAAGCTGCCGTCGGGCTCGACCTCGAGCTGCGAGCTGTCGAGCTGGCCGGTCGGCGTCATGCGGCCGTCCTCGCCGTAGCCGCCGCCATAACAAGCCCAGCTGATGTAGGGCGTCGTGCCGCGCCTGCCGTGGATGCGGTAGTCGTGCGCACCCGACAGGTTGGCGTTGTGGTAGACGTTGTCCGGGTTGTCGTTGCCGATCTTCACCGTCTCGTTCGAGAGCTGGAAGAAGCGCGGGAACTGCGGGTCGCTCGACTCGACGTTCGACTCGAGCGACGCGCGCACGAGCCGCGTCAGGTAGCGGAAGCCCTCGGCGCGATCGAAGGCGTCGTCCGGCGTCGACGGGCCGAGGATCACCTCGCCGCACGCCTCGAGCGCGCGGCAGAATTCCTTCCACGCCGTCCCGTCCGCGACGCGGCGCGCTCGCTCGGTGGCCTCGCTCTCAGTCGCCATGGGCGTCCTCCCCGTCGTGCGCGCGCTGCGGCGCGCCGTTTCCGAGCTCGCGCGCGGCGTCCTGCCAGCCGCGCCCCGCGAAGCCCTCGCCGTCCGGGCCGACGACGCGCGTGCGCGTCGCGTCGAAGTGGCCGACCTCGCTGATGCTGCGCACCTGCGCGCGGCCGTTCGCGTCGACGACGACGCGCGAGATCGACGCGAACGGGAGGTTCGCGAACGCGAACGGCGTCGCGACACCGACCACGTGCGAGAGCACGACGCCGATCACGCCGCCGTGGCAGCCGACGACGACGCGCTCGCCCGGCCGCTCGCGCACGAGCGCCTCGTACGCGGCGAGCACGCGGTCGCGGAAGACCTCGGGCGCGTCCCAGCCGATCTCGTCCCAGCGCTGGTCGACGATCTTCTGCCAGTAGTCGGGGAACTCGCGGGCGAGGTGCTGGATGGGCGCGTAGATCGGCGCGCGCCGGTCGATCTCGTCGAGGTCGGCGACGACGCGCGGCGCGAGCGCGCGCTGTGCGGCGAGCGGCGCGACCGTCTGCTGCGCGCGCGTCTTGTTGCTCGTGACGAGCGCGTCGACGGGCTCGGCGGCGAGCCAGCGGGAGACGCGGTCGGCCTGCCAGCTGCCGCGCTCGGACAGCGGCGGGTCGGCGGGCTCGCCCGCGGTGCGCACCGAGACGGGCTCGCCGTGTCGGACGAAGATGAGCTCCATCGCGTGCGCATCCTACGGGATGCGCGCCGCCGCAGGAAGCCGCGAACGCGCGCCGCGCTCAGCCCCGCGCGAACCCGCGCTTCTCCGGCCCGATCTCGGCGACGAGCGGCGCGAGCTTCTCGACGTCGAAGCCGTAGAAGCGCGCCGCGTTGCCGCCGAGCATCGCGGCGACGTCGTCCTCGGGGAGCCCGTCGAAGGTGTCGTGCATCTGCCGCTTCGTGAACGGCCAGCTGCCTTCGGGATGCGGGTAGTCGCTGCCCCAGCCGATCTGCGCGAGCCCGATCTCGTGCCGCAGCTCGGCCTCGCGCCGCGGCATGCACGACGCGCCGAGGAAGACGTTCTCGCGGAACGCCTGCGCCGGCGACTTGCCCTTCAGGTGGCTCCGGAAGTCGCCGAGCTTCGCGCTGTAGTGCGCCTCCGCATAGCGTTGCTCGAGCAGCGCGACGTACTCCGGCACCCACACGGTGGTGCCCTCGGTGACGACGACCTTGAGCTTCGGATGGCGCGTGAAGACGCCGCCCCAGAGCATGAACGTCACGGGGCGCACGTTCCAGAACGGGACCTCGCAGATGTAGATGCCCACGCCGCCCGGGAGCTGCGGCTGGCCCTCCTGCGGCGGCATCGGGCCGAAGTAGTCCTCGGCCGGCGCCGGGCCCGAGTGGAAGTGCACGATCACGCCGAGGTCCTGGCAGAGCGCCCACAGCGGCTCGTAGAACGGGTGGTGGTACGGCCGCTTCTTCCCCCAGACGGGCGGCAGCATGATGCCGCCGAGCCCGTGCTCGCGCGCCCAGCGCACCTCGGCGAGCGTCGTCTCCATGTCGTCCCAGCACGCCGGCACGATCGCGACGCCGAAGTGGCGCTCCGGCGCCATCGACACGAGCTCGGCGAGCCAGCGGTTGTGGGCGCGTGCGCCCGCCCACTGCAGCTCCGGCACGACGTTCTCCGTGGGCAGCCCGATGCCCGCGCCGAACGGCGGCGAGTTCATCTCGGTGATGCCGTCGGGGAACACGATCTCGCCGGCGATGCCGTCGCCGTCGAGCACGTCGATGCGCGCGTCGTGGTCCCACGCGCCGTGGAGTCCGTGCTCGTTGCCCTCGCGCCACTCCTCGTTGATGTCCTCGACGAGGAACTGCTTGCTCGCCTGCTTCGTCATCGCGAGCTGGATGGGCAGCGCCTGGTCGAACGCCTCGCGGTGCTGCGGGTCGAGATACTCGCGGTAGCGCTCGGGCGGGAGCCCGGCGTGGCAGTCGGTCGAGATCACGAGGTGGCGGTCGGACATGGGAGGCTCCTCGGCGCGCGCGGCGTCGCGCGCGTCGTTCAGGCGGGGTCGGAGTAGAACTGCTTCACCCAGCGGCGGAACTCGATCAGCTCCTTGTCCGCCTCGCACAGCACGGGCTCCGCGCGGTGCACCTTGTTCGACCAGATGCGCATGTCGTCCATCACGCCGGCCGAGAGGTTGGCGATCCACTCCTCGCCCGCGACGTCGGCGAGGTTCTTCGTGACGGTGAAGACCCAGCGCGAGTGCGTCATGCGCGGACCGACGGGCGATGTCGACGAGTACATGAGGAGCCCGGCGCCCGGGATGCCGACGCTGCGCACGCTCGAGAGCCCGAGGCCCCAGGACTCGCGCACGAGCGTCATGTCGAACGTGCCCATGGGCGTCTCCTGCGGCGACGTGTGCTGGATGCGCGCGTAGCGGCCGCCCTCGCCGTACTCGACCTCGGTGGGCGGCGTGCTCAGCATGCCGTGCACGAACTGGAAGTGGACGGGATCGAGATTGTTCTCGTGCATGTCCTGCGAGTGCACGGGCACCTCGAGCAGCATCGTGCGCGGCTCGGTCCAGTCGGGATGGCCGATCTCCGGCGCGACCGGGAAGTCCCACTGCGGCGGCTTCCCCTCCGCGTGGTGCCACACGAAGATCAGCTCGTTCTTCTCGACGACGTCCCACGCGCGCACGCGCGCCGCCGGCGGGATGCGCTCGCAGTATGGGATCGTCGTGCACTGGCCGGACGAGCCGTCGAACTGCCAGCCGTGGAACGGGCAGCGCACGGTGTTGCCCATCACGCGGCCGCCCTCGCCGAGGTGCGCGCCGAGGTGCGGACAGTAGGCGTCGAGCACGCGTGCCGCGCCGTCGCGCGCGCGGAAGAGCACGAGGTTCCTGTCGAAGTACGTGATCGCCTTGACGTCGCCGGGAACGAGGTCGCGGCTGAAGGCGACGGCGAACCAGCCGTTCGGGATCGGCAGGTCCGTGTGGTGCTCCTGGAAGTTGCGGCTCATGCGAGCTCCTCCGTGGTTCGGGCGAGGGAACGGGCTCAGGCGGCGAGGGCGTCGGCGAGGAAGCGCGCGGTCGCGCGCGCCTGCTCGCGGACGGGGAAGCCCTCGACGTGGGCCCAGCTGAACATCAGCGAGTAGAACGACCCGAGGATCGCGTTGGCGAGCGTCTCGGGCGCGTGCGCGCGCGTGATCTCGCCGCGCGCGACGCCGTCGCCGACGATGCCGGCGAACGCGTCGTGCAGGCGCTTCACCTGCTCGGACTCGTCGCGCGCGTCGTGCAGCGCGTGGATCGTCTCCGTCAGCAGCTCGCGGTGCGTCGGCCCGCCTTCCTCGGCCGCGTCGGCGACCTGCTCGAAGAAGCGCGCGAGCCGCTCGCGCGTCGTGCCCGGCTCGCGCCGCACCTGCTCGACGCGCTCGACGAGCGCGGCGATCGCCTCGTAGGCGAGCTCGCGCATCATCAGCTGCTTCGTCGCGAAGTGGTTGAAGACGGTCTTCTCGGCGACGTCGGCGCGCTCGGCGATCTCCGCCACGCGCGTCGCGTCGAACCCCTGGTCGTCGAAGAGCGCGCGCGCCGCCTCGAGGATGCGGGCGCGCAGCTCGAGCTTGCGGCGCTCGCGGCGCGGCAGGGCGACGACCTCGGCGGCGGGCTGCGGAACGGCCATGGCGCGCAGCCTAGGCCGCGCCTACAGTCCGCCGCAAGCTTTCACTCGACTGAATCCAATCACGTCCGCGGAGCGCGCGAGCCGGCGAGGCCGGTGTGCGCGCACGGAGGCAGCATGGCCGCCGCGATCTTCGACCGCTTCCAGGTGATCGACATCGACACGCACCTGACCGAGCCGCCCGACACGTGGACGGCGCGGCTCGCCTCGAAGTACGGCGACCGCATCCCGCACATCCGGCAGATCGACGGCAAGGACCTGTGGTTCGCGGGCGACCAGCCCGTCGGCATGCCGGGCGCGTACTCGATGGCCGGCCACGACGGCACGCCGCCCGAGTTCCGCAGCGGCTACGCCGAGATCCCGAAGGCGATGTACGACGCGAAGGCGCGCCTCGCGTTCATGGACGAGGAGAAGATCCACGCGCAGGTGCTCTACCCGAACGTCGGCGGCTTCGGCTCGGGCGGGTTCCGCAAGCTCGGCGATCCGCAGCTCATGCTCGACTGCGTGTCGGCCTACAACGACTTCCTCGTCGACTGGTGCTCGGCCGATCCGCACCGCCTGCTCGGCGTCGCGGCGATGCCGTTCTGGGACGTCGACGCTTCGGTGCGCGAGATCGAGCGCTGCGCGGGGCTCGGCTTCCGCGCGATCCTGATGTGCAACCAGCCGCAGGACCACGGCCAGCCGCTCCTGCGCGACAAGCACTGGGACCGCTTCTGGGGCGCCGCGCAGGCGAACGACATGACGGTGAGCTTCCACGTCGGCGGAGGCGACTTCACGGACGTCTCGACCGACCCGGCGAACATCGGCTTCAAGACGAACTTCGCGCGCGCGTCGGTGATGGCGTTCATCGACAACGCGCGCTCGATCTCCGACGTCATCATGGGCGGCGTGCCGCACCGCTTCCCGCGCCTGCAGATGGTGAGCGTCGAGAGCGGCGTCGGCTGGATCCCGTTCGTCGTCGAGGGCCTCGACTGGCAGTGGAAGAACAACGGCGTGCGCAAGGAGCACCCGGAGTACGACCTGCTCCCGAGCGAGTACTTCCGCCGGCAGATCTACGCGAGCTTCTGGTTCGAGGAGGGCGGCCTCGCCGACGCGATCGCGCGCTTCCCGGACAACATCCTGTTCGAGACGGACTACCCGCACCCGACGTGCCAGGCGCCCGGCCCCGCGAGCGCCGGCACGCACCCGCGCCTGTACGCCGAGCGCGCGCTCGCGGGCCTTCCCGACGCGACGCTGCAGAAGGTGCTGCACGACACCGCCGCGCGGCTCTACCGGCTGTAGCGCGCGCCGTGCGGGCCCGTTCGCGTCTCGCTCTCGCGGTCGCGCTCGCGCTCGTCGGCGGAGCCGCGGCCGCTGCGGCTCCGTTCGAGCGCACCGAGGAGCGCGCGCCGTGCGCGCGTCACGACGCGCTGCGCCGGCCGCTCTTCGGCGATCTCCACGTCCACACGAGCTACTCGTTCGACTCCTACACGTCGGGCCAGCGCAACGATCCGTGGGGCGCCTATCGCTATGCGATGGGCGAGACGATCGCGCTGCCGGGTGCGGAGGAGGGCGAGATCGTCGCGGCGACGATCGGGCGGCCGCTCGACTTCGCCGCCGTCACGGACCACGCCGAGACGCTCGGCGAGATCGACCTCTGCACGGGTGCCGAGTGGTCGCTCGCGTCGTTCACGCCGCTGTGCGTCGCGACGCGCGCGGAGTCGTTCCTCGCCGGGCTCGTCGCGGCCGGCTGGTGGTCGGACTTCATCAGCCAGTCGGAGCCCGTGAAGGAGCGCGTCTGGCAGTGCGACCTGCCGGGCAGCGACTGCGACCGCCGCCTGCGCGCGATGTGGGAGCGCATCCAGCAGGCGGCCGAGGACGCCTACGACCGCACACCGGCCTGCGACTTCACGACCTTCGTCGGCTACGAGTACACGGACACGCCGGGCTACGACAACCTGCACCGCAACGTGATCTTCCGGAACGATCGGGTCGTCGCGCGCCCGATCAGCGCGGTCGACACGGGCACCGCGAACTTCCCCGAGCTCTGGCGGAGGCTGCGCGCCGAGTGCATCGAGGCGGGCACGGGCTGCGACGTGCTCGCCATCCCGCACAACCCGAACCTCGCGGGCGGGCGCATGTTCCGCGACCCGCGCACGGAGCTCGAGGCGAGCGAGCGGCTCTTCTTCGAGCCCGTCGTCGAGCTCGTGCAGCACAAGGGCGCGAGCGAGTGCCGCTTCGACCGGCTGCTCGGGCGCGGCGTCGGCACCGCCGACGAGCTCTGCACGTTCGAGCAGAACAAGACGGACAGCCTGCAGTCGCTCGCGTTCCTGTACGGCGAGCTGCAGTCCGAGGGCGGCGCGCCGACGCCGCTCGACGAGTTCGCGCCGCGCAACCTCGTGCGCAACGTGCTGAAGGACGGGCTCGCGCTCGGCCAGCGCACGGGCACGAACCCCTTCGCGATGGGCTTCATCGGGAGCACCGACA
This genomic interval from Myxococcota bacterium contains the following:
- a CDS encoding DUF1214 domain-containing protein, with product MATESEATERARRVADGTAWKEFCRALEACGEVILGPSTPDDAFDRAEGFRYLTRLVRASLESNVESSDPQFPRFFQLSNETVKIGNDNPDNVYHNANLSGAHDYRIHGRRGTTPYISWACYGGGYGEDGRMTPTGQLDSSQLEVEPDGSFEIVVSAKPQPNAKNWLAMDPSTTNMVVRQTFHVRADEEPARYAIECLNPTRDDRLDPASLALKLGAAASFVRGTSQLFVDWMRIFEKHVNQLPADDQTRCQNAGGDKNIHYKNSRWELGPDEALVIEAPEIPRCSTWNFQLGNFWMESLDYRYHRVSVNKYTAAYEPDGSVRVVVAHRDPGPKYPNWIDTCGHARGAMLWRWIEADSHPDVHTRVVKFAEL
- a CDS encoding class I SAM-dependent methyltransferase — encoded protein: MSEPAPRPPEGTPVPPHSPLREYYGADAERHRYVMDLFNRTARHYDTIERIFGNGGLLYRRLSMKAAGMKPGMKVLDIAMGTGAVARGAARNVGPSGLVVGVDPNPGMLAEAGKTFRGPRVRGVGQALPIRSDEFDFVTMGIALRHVSDLVATFREYLRVLKPGGQLWILEGHVPKSRIGHGLTRFAWKTVIPGLTLLATRDREAKLLMDYYWDTVEQAVPPEKIVAVLREAGFEDARSNVIVPGAFIEYRGRKPAAPARADAAA
- a CDS encoding amidohydrolase family protein, whose product is MAAAIFDRFQVIDIDTHLTEPPDTWTARLASKYGDRIPHIRQIDGKDLWFAGDQPVGMPGAYSMAGHDGTPPEFRSGYAEIPKAMYDAKARLAFMDEEKIHAQVLYPNVGGFGSGGFRKLGDPQLMLDCVSAYNDFLVDWCSADPHRLLGVAAMPFWDVDASVREIERCAGLGFRAILMCNQPQDHGQPLLRDKHWDRFWGAAQANDMTVSFHVGGGDFTDVSTDPANIGFKTNFARASVMAFIDNARSISDVIMGGVPHRFPRLQMVSVESGVGWIPFVVEGLDWQWKNNGVRKEHPEYDLLPSEYFRRQIYASFWFEEGGLADAIARFPDNILFETDYPHPTCQAPGPASAGTHPRLYAERALAGLPDATLQKVLHDTAARLYRL
- a CDS encoding histidine phosphatase family protein, encoding MELIFVRHGEPVSVRTAGEPADPPLSERGSWQADRVSRWLAAEPVDALVTSNKTRAQQTVAPLAAQRALAPRVVADLDEIDRRAPIYAPIQHLAREFPDYWQKIVDQRWDEIGWDAPEVFRDRVLAAYEALVRERPGERVVVGCHGGVIGVVLSHVVGVATPFAFANLPFASISRVVVDANGRAQVRSISEVGHFDATRTRVVGPDGEGFAGRGWQDAARELGNGAPQRAHDGEDAHGD
- a CDS encoding DUF3604 domain-containing protein, with the translated sequence MRARSRLALAVALALVGGAAAAAAPFERTEERAPCARHDALRRPLFGDLHVHTSYSFDSYTSGQRNDPWGAYRYAMGETIALPGAEEGEIVAATIGRPLDFAAVTDHAETLGEIDLCTGAEWSLASFTPLCVATRAESFLAGLVAAGWWSDFISQSEPVKERVWQCDLPGSDCDRRLRAMWERIQQAAEDAYDRTPACDFTTFVGYEYTDTPGYDNLHRNVIFRNDRVVARPISAVDTGTANFPELWRRLRAECIEAGTGCDVLAIPHNPNLAGGRMFRDPRTELEASERLFFEPVVELVQHKGASECRFDRLLGRGVGTADELCTFEQNKTDSLQSLAFLYGELQSEGGAPTPLDEFAPRNLVRNVLKDGLALGQRTGTNPFAMGFIGSTDTHSATAGGADEARFVGHLGRRDAGYRNVQDHVQDNPGGLAVVWAEENSRDAIFAALRRREAYATSGTRPSVRFFAAFGDAFDASMCDAPGDAAIARAYARGVPMGGELEAGGELEAGGDARPRFFAWALKDPGTQAFPGADLQRIQIVKGWVDAAGATHERIVDVAGDAANGATVDPETCAPVGRGADALCTVWEDDAFDPAQRAFYYARVLENPTCRWSTRQCLDAGVNPFAADCRAQAAARTADAQANGARGDVFGACCWSEADEPFHERTIQERAWTSPVWISPARASEPVAASEPVPASAR
- a CDS encoding helix-turn-helix domain-containing protein; its protein translation is MAVPQPAAEVVALPRRERRKLELRARILEAARALFDDQGFDATRVAEIAERADVAEKTVFNHFATKQLMMRELAYEAIAALVERVEQVRREPGTTRERLARFFEQVADAAEEGGPTHRELLTETIHALHDARDESEQVKRLHDAFAGIVGDGVARGEITRAHAPETLANAILGSFYSLMFSWAHVEGFPVREQARATARFLADALAA
- a CDS encoding FAD-dependent oxidoreductase; this translates as MNDLAAPFLGTSAWIDAPEDPRPPLAGDARADVAIVGGGLTGLSTAIALRDAGVDVALVERAFCGAGASGRNAGHLTPTIGKDMPTLRMMFGEERAGALVRFADHCVARTEARIAELGIACDYQPSGNVMAAVHASQERRLRRAADAAAKAGARVAFLEADAMRARGLPGAFLCGAHEAAGGTLDPGHLVRGLRAAALARGVRLHEGTEVREVVPGAKPVVRTRDGSLEADRVVLATNAWTRTLRGHGREIVPLYVTLFESAPLDDAHVAALGGWPSREGVYTAHEALESYRLTSRRTIVGGSKAPRYAFGSRPRERVAGAHAGTQRAVARAFRDRFPELADVPIAHYWGGWIAMTLSFLPSISPRPARGVVHAAGFNGHGVAQATATGELLASALAGRPDPWLDIVADCAPALPPEPARWLAARGLLAVVQGLDAITDRRVRARAGPRGAAPPRRAR
- a CDS encoding Rieske 2Fe-2S domain-containing protein, encoding MSRNFQEHHTDLPIPNGWFAVAFSRDLVPGDVKAITYFDRNLVLFRARDGAARVLDAYCPHLGAHLGEGGRVMGNTVRCPFHGWQFDGSSGQCTTIPYCERIPPAARVRAWDVVEKNELIFVWHHAEGKPPQWDFPVAPEIGHPDWTEPRTMLLEVPVHSQDMHENNLDPVHFQFVHGMLSTPPTEVEYGEGGRYARIQHTSPQETPMGTFDMTLVRESWGLGLSSVRSVGIPGAGLLMYSSTSPVGPRMTHSRWVFTVTKNLADVAGEEWIANLSAGVMDDMRIWSNKVHRAEPVLCEADKELIEFRRWVKQFYSDPA
- a CDS encoding amidohydrolase family protein; this encodes MSDRHLVISTDCHAGLPPERYREYLDPQHREAFDQALPIQLAMTKQASKQFLVEDINEEWREGNEHGLHGAWDHDARIDVLDGDGIAGEIVFPDGITEMNSPPFGAGIGLPTENVVPELQWAGARAHNRWLAELVSMAPERHFGVAIVPACWDDMETTLAEVRWAREHGLGGIMLPPVWGKKRPYHHPFYEPLWALCQDLGVIVHFHSGPAPAEDYFGPMPPQEGQPQLPGGVGIYICEVPFWNVRPVTFMLWGGVFTRHPKLKVVVTEGTTVWVPEYVALLEQRYAEAHYSAKLGDFRSHLKGKSPAQAFRENVFLGASCMPRREAELRHEIGLAQIGWGSDYPHPEGSWPFTKRQMHDTFDGLPEDDVAAMLGGNAARFYGFDVEKLAPLVAEIGPEKRGFARG